The Salifodinibacter halophilus genome includes a window with the following:
- a CDS encoding tetratricopeptide repeat protein, translating to DRDPNQIEGWRLLASAYTAQGLAVKARDAYARALKLAPDNPDLLAEAAEARALATRERRFDEDAVRMLEHALEQQPMHQRARWFLGIAQRQADRPGDAAKTWEPLLSVVQAGTAASLLD from the coding sequence CGACCGCGATCCCAACCAGATCGAAGGCTGGCGCCTGCTGGCCAGCGCCTACACCGCGCAGGGCCTGGCGGTGAAGGCCCGCGACGCCTACGCGCGCGCGCTCAAGCTCGCCCCGGACAATCCCGACCTGCTCGCCGAGGCCGCCGAAGCGCGCGCCCTGGCCACGCGCGAGCGCCGCTTCGACGAAGACGCCGTGCGCATGCTGGAACACGCGCTGGAGCAGCAGCCGATGCACCAGCGCGCGCGCTGGTTCCTCGGCATCGCCCAGCGCCAGGCCGACCGTCCCGGCGACGCGGCCAAGACCTGGGAGCCGCTGCTGAGCGTGGTCCAGGCCGGCACCGCGGCCAGCCTGCTCGAC